One window from the genome of Acinetobacter lanii encodes:
- a CDS encoding NUDIX domain-containing protein, producing MKILENATYNKNDFEITQREYLYQGFIKVEKISLKHQLFNQLAYTSTIQRELIRRKEAAGVLLYNDQQQRFALIEQFRVGAIDDPVSPWQLEIIAGVLDDDESPESCIRRESVEESGCEIQDLEHLFSFYPSAGACDEVFHLYVAQAELPKHGGVFGMPDEGENIQLHILNYADLQPLLASGRLRNAPVIMALQWLKQHIVPLGHA from the coding sequence ATGAAAATTCTCGAAAACGCCACGTATAATAAAAACGATTTTGAAATTACTCAGCGTGAATACCTGTATCAAGGATTTATCAAAGTTGAGAAAATCAGTTTAAAACACCAATTGTTTAATCAACTCGCATATACCTCGACCATTCAACGTGAATTGATTCGCCGTAAAGAAGCAGCTGGCGTACTTCTGTATAACGATCAACAACAGCGTTTTGCTTTAATTGAACAATTTCGGGTCGGTGCAATTGATGACCCTGTATCGCCTTGGCAGCTGGAAATCATTGCAGGGGTTTTGGATGATGATGAATCGCCTGAAAGCTGTATTCGCCGTGAAAGTGTCGAAGAATCAGGCTGTGAAATCCAAGATTTAGAGCATCTCTTTAGCTTTTATCCTTCTGCGGGCGCATGTGATGAAGTATTTCATTTGTATGTCGCTCAAGCCGAATTACCTAAACACGGCGGTGTGTTTGGTATGCCGGATGAAGGTGAGAATATTCAATTGCATATTTTGAACTATGCCGACCTTCAGCCTTTATTGGCTTCGGGACGTTTAAGAAATGCACCGGTGATTATGGCCTTACAATGGTTAAAACAACACATCGTCCCGTTGGGTCATGCTTAA
- the cpdA gene encoding 3',5'-cyclic-AMP phosphodiesterase encodes MPLNPNEKIIIQITDSHLMDRADAQFVKMNPEQSFHAVIEDMLSQYPHIDAIIHTGDVAQVAKPETYARYQQYMQRLGIPFYQIPGNHDDVAHFPFAAPDPIPAVLSFHNWRFILLNSAVPDRIDGWIGSEQLVHLERLLEQHQTHDVVLACHHHPLEMQSHWIDQHKLKNTKQLTEILQQYNNIKAVICGHVHQDSLNLWNNIQFLSTPATSVQFKPKSQDFALDDLAPGYRSFRLKENGEFETQVHRLTDFTQHINKDISGY; translated from the coding sequence ATGCCATTAAACCCGAATGAAAAGATTATTATTCAGATCACTGATTCACATTTGATGGATCGTGCTGATGCTCAGTTTGTCAAAATGAATCCTGAGCAAAGTTTTCATGCCGTGATTGAAGATATGCTGTCGCAGTATCCGCATATTGATGCGATTATTCATACCGGTGATGTGGCACAAGTGGCAAAACCTGAAACCTATGCGCGCTATCAGCAATATATGCAACGCTTAGGTATTCCTTTTTACCAAATTCCCGGCAATCATGATGACGTTGCGCATTTCCCTTTTGCCGCACCCGATCCGATTCCGGCGGTACTGAGTTTTCACAATTGGCGCTTTATTTTGCTCAACAGTGCCGTGCCTGATCGGATCGATGGTTGGATTGGTAGCGAACAATTGGTGCATTTAGAGCGTTTATTAGAACAACATCAAACTCATGATGTGGTGCTGGCCTGTCATCATCATCCTTTAGAGATGCAATCGCATTGGATTGATCAGCACAAACTGAAAAATACCAAACAATTGACCGAAATTTTACAACAATATAACAATATCAAAGCAGTGATTTGTGGTCATGTGCATCAGGACTCATTAAATCTGTGGAATAACATTCAGTTCCTGTCGACCCCTGCCACTTCGGTACAATTTAAACCAAAAAGCCAAGATTTTGCCCTCGATGACTTAGCCCCGGGCTATCGGAGTTTCCGTCTAAAAGAAAATGGTGAGTTTGAGACCCAAGTACACCGTTTGACGGACTTTACTCAACATATAAATAAAGATATTTCAGGCTATTAG
- the dksA gene encoding RNA polymerase-binding protein DksA: protein MANENQTQVLEETNGLVEEKAKRVRKTKPKTTEGGTTASLFGIEPYQPKKNEEYMSEGQLEHFRKILLAWKEELMSEVDRTLNTMQDENTALPDVNDRATQEEEFAIELRTRDRERKLIRKIEQSVEAIKNDDYGFCETCGIEIGLRRLEARPTATLCIDCKTLAEIKEKQNNG from the coding sequence ATGGCGAATGAAAACCAAACTCAAGTGTTGGAAGAAACAAACGGTTTAGTGGAAGAAAAAGCTAAACGCGTGCGCAAAACCAAGCCAAAGACGACTGAAGGCGGCACCACAGCGAGTCTATTTGGCATCGAGCCTTATCAGCCGAAGAAAAACGAAGAATACATGTCTGAAGGACAACTTGAGCATTTCCGCAAAATTTTGTTGGCGTGGAAAGAAGAGTTAATGTCTGAAGTGGATCGTACCCTAAACACCATGCAAGACGAAAATACCGCTTTGCCAGATGTCAATGACCGTGCGACCCAAGAAGAAGAATTTGCAATTGAATTACGTACCCGTGACCGTGAACGTAAACTCATCCGTAAAATCGAGCAATCTGTTGAAGCGATTAAAAACGATGACTATGGTTTCTGTGAAACCTGTGGTATCGAAATTGGCTTACGTCGTTTAGAAGCACGCCCAACAGCAACGCTTTGTATTGATTGCAAAACTTTGGCTGAAATCAAAGAGAAGCAAAATAACGGTTAA
- the gluQRS gene encoding tRNA glutamyl-Q(34) synthetase GluQRS, protein MLFNNPPLSAPVSQERNQQVVAYRGRFAPSPTGPLHFGSLITAVASFCEAKSQGGEWIVRIEDTDIPRIYPGSEEHILKCLDAFEFESDAPIIFQKDRLDIYQAVLEHLHTQGLVYACQCTRKMLGSNHIYQGTCRDLNLPFQDQAIRLKIDDQPICFNDLLQGQHCSNLKQDLGDFVLKRRDGIINYQLAVVVDDYLQGVTHVVRGADLLDNTERQIWLGQCLGYPKLSYMHLPLAMNDRGDKLSKQNHAMALDIAHAPKLLAQALQALGQPPVDLDRPSIMLQQAVQQWQRDLIPKGTSIQGIFQ, encoded by the coding sequence ATGTTATTCAATAATCCTCCCCTCTCCGCGCCTGTCTCTCAGGAACGGAATCAACAGGTGGTGGCTTATCGGGGTCGGTTTGCGCCATCGCCAACCGGCCCTTTGCATTTTGGCTCTTTGATTACCGCGGTTGCGAGTTTCTGTGAAGCCAAATCTCAAGGCGGTGAATGGATTGTTCGGATTGAAGACACCGACATCCCGCGCATCTACCCCGGCAGTGAAGAACATATCTTAAAGTGCTTAGACGCTTTTGAATTTGAATCTGATGCCCCGATCATTTTTCAAAAAGATCGTTTAGATATTTACCAAGCCGTCTTAGAACATCTGCATACACAAGGCTTGGTCTATGCCTGCCAATGCACTCGCAAAATGCTCGGCTCCAATCATATCTATCAAGGCACCTGCCGAGATTTAAACCTGCCCTTTCAAGATCAAGCCATACGATTAAAAATTGATGATCAGCCGATTTGTTTCAATGATCTTTTACAAGGTCAGCATTGCTCCAATTTAAAACAGGATTTAGGCGACTTCGTGCTGAAACGCCGTGATGGCATTATCAACTATCAATTGGCTGTGGTGGTTGATGATTATCTGCAAGGCGTGACCCATGTGGTGCGTGGTGCAGATTTACTCGACAACACGGAACGACAAATTTGGTTGGGACAATGCTTGGGCTATCCGAAGCTAAGCTATATGCATCTGCCGTTGGCGATGAATGACCGTGGCGATAAACTCTCTAAACAAAACCATGCTATGGCTTTAGATATTGCACATGCACCAAAACTGTTGGCACAAGCCCTACAAGCCTTAGGGCAACCCCCTGTCGATCTTGATCGACCAAGTATCATGCTTCAACAAGCGGTACAACAATGGCAACGTGATTTGATTCCCAAAGGCACGTCTATTCAAGGGATTTTTCAGTAA
- a CDS encoding zinc-ribbon domain-containing protein — translation MFFIFGVGPKTVKTAQGQFKCPVCRSYSGYEIKQQRNYFSLFFIPLIPLSKPKSGQVQCLHCGTFMPTLVLQQVENDVRPNE, via the coding sequence ATGTTCTTTATTTTTGGTGTTGGACCCAAGACCGTCAAAACCGCCCAAGGTCAATTTAAATGTCCGGTCTGTCGCAGCTATAGCGGTTATGAAATCAAACAACAACGTAATTATTTTTCATTGTTCTTTATTCCTTTAATTCCACTGTCTAAGCCCAAATCGGGACAAGTACAATGCTTACACTGTGGTACCTTTATGCCGACCCTCGTGTTACAACAAGTAGAAAATGATGTCCGTCCGAATGAATAA
- the ftsW gene encoding putative lipid II flippase FtsW, translating to MAGFTQTTITKISEVYDRFAPKVPSEITPRNVLIFCVVALLSLGTVMVGSASMPYAERLLENPFHYVTRHLISIVVAFVAAVFAYRVSLNTWFKNTFPLWLITIVLLLSVLAIGSEVNGSTRWIRLAGFTFQPTEAAKLMMAIFTADYVVRRAEEVRSNVKGLVRLGIIMLLTVGLIIAEPDLGATVVIVFTMLGVFFLAGAPLIQFGIALGAILIAFVFLVVFEPYRFERLVSFTNPWADPLGTGYQLTNALMAFGRGEWFGVGLGHSIQKMSYLPEAHTDFMLAILAEEFGFFGITTVMILSFTMVVMCIKIGHRALKNQYLRAGYLAYGISIIFLLQIMVNAGMNMGMLPTKGLTLPFISYGGSSLIMCAVMVSLMLKIDATTQVKNSAKEESSF from the coding sequence ATGGCTGGGTTTACTCAGACAACAATCACTAAAATTTCTGAGGTCTATGATCGCTTTGCACCGAAAGTGCCGAGCGAGATTACTCCACGTAATGTACTGATTTTCTGTGTGGTGGCATTATTAAGTCTTGGCACGGTCATGGTCGGTTCTGCCTCCATGCCCTATGCAGAACGCTTACTGGAAAATCCGTTTCATTATGTGACCCGACATTTGATTTCGATTGTGGTGGCATTTGTGGCAGCGGTGTTTGCCTATCGGGTATCACTGAACACATGGTTTAAAAATACTTTTCCCTTGTGGCTGATCACCATTGTGCTGTTGCTTTCAGTGCTCGCGATCGGATCAGAGGTGAATGGTTCAACCCGTTGGATTCGTTTGGCGGGTTTTACCTTCCAACCGACTGAAGCGGCGAAGCTGATGATGGCGATTTTTACTGCGGATTATGTGGTGCGCCGTGCTGAAGAAGTGCGCAGCAATGTCAAAGGCTTGGTGCGACTCGGGATTATCATGTTGCTCACGGTCGGTTTAATCATTGCGGAGCCTGACTTAGGGGCAACCGTGGTGATTGTGTTTACCATGCTTGGGGTGTTTTTCCTTGCCGGTGCGCCATTGATTCAGTTTGGTATTGCACTCGGTGCGATCCTGATTGCATTCGTGTTCTTGGTGGTGTTTGAACCGTATCGTTTTGAACGTTTGGTGTCATTTACCAACCCTTGGGCAGACCCGCTCGGTACCGGTTATCAGCTGACCAATGCGTTGATGGCCTTTGGTCGGGGCGAATGGTTTGGGGTCGGACTTGGACACAGTATCCAAAAAATGTCGTATTTGCCAGAAGCACATACCGACTTTATGTTGGCGATTTTGGCAGAAGAATTTGGTTTCTTTGGTATCACAACTGTGATGATTCTGTCCTTTACCATGGTGGTGATGTGTATCAAAATTGGTCATCGTGCCTTGAAAAACCAATACTTGCGTGCAGGTTACTTGGCTTACGGCATCAGTATCATTTTCTTGCTACAGATCATGGTGAATGCTGGGATGAACATGGGCATGCTCCCAACCAAAGGTTTGACCTTACCCTTTATTAGTTATGGTGGTTCCTCTTTGATTATGTGTGCGGTGATGGTCAGCTTAATGCTTAAAATTGATGCCACCACCCAAGTGAAAAACAGCGCTAAAGAAGAGTCTAGCTTCTAA
- the murD gene encoding UDP-N-acetylmuramoyl-L-alanine--D-glutamate ligase, with protein sequence MLIQRGGLKVVAGLGISGVSAVNFLYEKGYRVAVTDSRAVPPGHDKIPSEVQTHFGVLDQDLLLSAEEIIISPGLDPKLPEIQAAIAKGIPVISEIQVLRRATDKPIVGITGSNAKSTVTTLIGLMAEQAGRKVAVGGNLGRPALDLTKDDPELYILELSSFQLETTSNLNAEVAVVLNMSEDHLDRHGDMMGYHTAKHRIFQGVKKVVYNRDDSLTRPLVPDATPMQSFGLNAPDINQYGVLRDTDGTIWLARGRERLLKSSEMYIQGTHNVANALACLALGEAIGLPLEGMLETLKTFKGLEHRCEFVKEVNGVRYYNDSKGTNIGATLAALDGLGAAIEAQGGKVAIILGGQGKGQDFTALRDSLSKFAQVAVLIGEDRPIIETAIAGTTTLLHAESLQEAVALCQQCTQAQDVVLLSPACASFDMFSGYPERGRQFVALVNALN encoded by the coding sequence ATGTTGATACAACGCGGTGGATTAAAAGTGGTCGCTGGACTCGGAATATCAGGGGTTTCAGCCGTAAATTTCTTATATGAAAAAGGCTACCGTGTTGCTGTAACCGATTCTCGTGCCGTTCCTCCCGGGCATGACAAAATTCCAAGCGAGGTCCAGACCCATTTTGGTGTGTTGGATCAAGACTTATTACTGAGCGCTGAAGAAATTATTATCAGTCCGGGGCTGGATCCGAAACTGCCTGAAATCCAAGCGGCGATTGCCAAAGGCATTCCAGTGATCAGTGAGATTCAAGTATTACGCCGTGCGACGGATAAGCCGATTGTGGGGATCACGGGTTCAAATGCCAAAAGCACCGTGACCACCTTAATTGGACTCATGGCTGAACAGGCAGGCAGAAAAGTCGCAGTTGGGGGTAATTTGGGTCGTCCGGCATTGGACTTAACCAAAGATGATCCTGAGCTGTACATTCTTGAGCTTTCTAGTTTTCAGTTAGAGACCACGTCAAACTTAAATGCTGAAGTGGCGGTTGTCCTCAACATGAGTGAAGATCATTTAGACCGTCATGGTGACATGATGGGTTATCACACTGCGAAACACCGTATTTTCCAAGGTGTAAAAAAGGTGGTGTATAACCGAGATGATTCATTGACCCGTCCGTTGGTGCCTGATGCAACCCCAATGCAAAGCTTTGGTTTGAATGCACCAGATATCAATCAATATGGGGTACTTAGAGATACTGATGGCACGATTTGGTTGGCACGTGGTCGTGAACGCTTGCTGAAAAGTAGCGAGATGTATATTCAAGGTACACATAATGTCGCGAATGCTTTGGCATGTTTGGCGTTAGGTGAAGCGATTGGCTTGCCACTTGAGGGCATGTTAGAGACCTTAAAAACCTTTAAAGGCTTGGAGCATCGTTGTGAGTTCGTCAAAGAAGTGAATGGCGTACGTTATTACAATGACTCGAAAGGCACCAACATTGGCGCAACTTTGGCGGCATTGGATGGTTTAGGCGCTGCCATTGAAGCACAAGGCGGTAAAGTCGCAATCATCCTAGGTGGTCAAGGCAAAGGGCAGGACTTTACAGCCTTACGTGACTCATTAAGTAAATTCGCTCAAGTTGCAGTGCTGATTGGTGAAGATCGTCCGATCATTGAAACAGCCATTGCAGGCACGACCACACTGCTACATGCTGAATCCTTGCAAGAAGCCGTGGCGCTGTGCCAACAATGTACTCAGGCGCAAGATGTGGTGCTGTTGTCACCTGCCTGTGCCAGTTTCGATATGTTTTCAGGTTATCCAGAGCGAGGACGTCAGTTCGTTGCTTTGGTCAATGCACTGAACTAA
- a CDS encoding DUF6587 family protein, translating to MIEVLIVAVLVIWSAIVVFKKVFPKSAYSVFLRLSKACEQLGWHGLAKWFKPAEVSGCGGSCGCSATEPKAKVEVQSVKWK from the coding sequence ATGATTGAAGTATTGATTGTTGCGGTATTGGTGATTTGGAGTGCGATTGTCGTATTCAAAAAGGTCTTTCCAAAATCAGCCTATTCAGTTTTCCTACGCTTATCCAAGGCATGTGAACAATTGGGTTGGCATGGCTTAGCCAAATGGTTCAAACCAGCTGAAGTCAGTGGTTGTGGTGGTAGTTGTGGCTGTTCCGCAACAGAACCGAAAGCCAAAGTTGAAGTTCAGTCGGTGAAATGGAAATAA
- the feoB gene encoding ferrous iron transporter B, whose product MSGDALRIALVGNPNCGKTSLFNHLTGTRQKVANYAGVTVERKVGQFVLPSAKPVRVLDLPGTYSLNATSPDEAITRDVVQGKIAEEGEQDAFLCVVDATNLKLHLGLVLEMIELGRPILLVLNMMDEARRRGMQINTQKLSQRLGIPVVETVAVRDAGIENLMSALDQGKYAVPHTELSGLKGDNHEKIATILNDVVHSVDHEDKRSDFLDKIFLHPVLGLVSLAVMMFVVFQAVFTWAAPFMDGIEALFAWLGEYVGQYIQHPLLNSLVVDGVIAGAGGVVVFLPQILILFFFILVLEESGYLPRAAFLLDKLMFKAGLSGRAFIPLLSSFACAIPGIMATRSISDPKDRLTTIFVAPLMTCSARLPVYALLIAAFVPEQTVWGFFNLQGLVLFALYMAGILSALVVAFVLKLFNKDKHQHMLLMELPSYRFPDLKSIWIGLLDRAKIFLKRVGGIIFALSILLWFLCTFPQPPEGATLPAIDYSLAGMLGHLMQPIFAPLGFNWQICIALIPAMAAREVVVAALGTVYALSAVDEDAMANGLASIISSDGNLGWSLATGISLLVWFIYAPHCLATLATVRRETGSWKTVSFMTIYLFGLAYLMSFLAYNIARHYLG is encoded by the coding sequence ATGAGTGGTGATGCCTTACGTATTGCGCTTGTCGGTAACCCCAACTGCGGTAAAACTTCACTGTTCAATCATTTAACCGGAACTCGTCAAAAGGTTGCCAACTATGCCGGGGTAACGGTTGAACGTAAAGTCGGTCAATTTGTCTTACCTTCAGCTAAGCCTGTTCGCGTGTTGGATTTGCCGGGCACGTATAGTCTTAATGCAACCAGCCCTGATGAAGCGATTACCCGCGATGTGGTGCAAGGCAAAATTGCAGAAGAAGGCGAGCAAGATGCGTTCTTGTGCGTGGTCGACGCCACCAACCTGAAACTGCATTTGGGTCTTGTGCTTGAAATGATTGAATTGGGACGCCCGATTCTGTTGGTTTTAAACATGATGGATGAAGCACGCCGTCGTGGCATGCAAATCAATACTCAAAAACTCTCACAACGTCTCGGTATTCCGGTGGTGGAAACCGTAGCGGTACGTGATGCCGGCATTGAAAACTTGATGAGTGCACTCGATCAGGGCAAATATGCAGTGCCACATACTGAACTGAGTGGTTTAAAAGGTGACAACCATGAAAAGATTGCCACCATTTTAAATGACGTGGTGCATTCGGTTGATCATGAAGACAAACGCTCAGATTTTCTCGATAAGATTTTTTTGCATCCTGTCTTGGGCTTAGTCAGCCTTGCGGTGATGATGTTTGTGGTGTTCCAAGCCGTGTTTACTTGGGCGGCACCATTTATGGATGGCATTGAAGCTTTATTTGCATGGCTTGGAGAATATGTCGGGCAATACATTCAACATCCACTATTGAACAGTTTAGTCGTGGATGGTGTGATTGCTGGTGCAGGCGGTGTGGTGGTGTTCTTGCCACAGATTTTGATTCTGTTCTTCTTTATTTTGGTGCTGGAAGAATCGGGTTATTTACCGCGCGCGGCATTCTTACTCGATAAACTGATGTTTAAAGCCGGTCTTTCAGGTCGTGCCTTTATTCCTTTGTTATCGAGCTTTGCCTGTGCGATTCCCGGCATTATGGCAACGCGTAGTATCAGTGATCCGAAAGACCGTTTAACCACGATTTTTGTGGCACCGCTGATGACCTGTTCGGCACGTTTGCCGGTGTATGCCTTGCTGATTGCTGCCTTTGTTCCCGAGCAAACCGTGTGGGGCTTTTTCAATCTACAAGGCTTAGTATTGTTTGCTTTGTATATGGCAGGGATTTTAAGTGCCTTGGTGGTGGCATTTGTGTTGAAGTTGTTTAACAAGGACAAACATCAACACATGTTATTGATGGAATTGCCAAGCTATCGTTTTCCTGACTTAAAGAGCATTTGGATTGGTCTGTTGGATCGCGCCAAAATCTTCTTAAAACGTGTCGGTGGGATTATTTTCGCATTGTCGATTTTGCTGTGGTTCTTGTGTACTTTCCCACAACCACCTGAAGGCGCGACCTTGCCTGCGATTGATTATTCACTTGCTGGGATGCTTGGTCATTTAATGCAACCGATTTTTGCACCGCTCGGCTTTAATTGGCAGATTTGTATTGCCTTGATTCCTGCCATGGCGGCACGTGAAGTGGTGGTGGCAGCACTGGGTACCGTATATGCCTTATCGGCGGTGGATGAAGATGCTATGGCCAATGGTTTGGCATCGATTATCAGTAGTGATGGTAATTTAGGTTGGTCATTGGCCACCGGAATTTCACTGTTGGTGTGGTTTATCTATGCACCGCATTGTTTAGCTACCTTGGCAACGGTACGTCGTGAAACAGGCTCATGGAAAACCGTGAGTTTTATGACGATTTATTTATTTGGTTTGGCGTATTTAATGTCGTTCTTGGCCTATAACATCGCCCGCCATTATTTGGGTTAA
- a CDS encoding FeoA family protein, whose translation MRLSDLKVKQSAVIRAVHRTQNGDMNQNDVVASRLETLGFIPGAKVQVITKGIFGGDPILIQLGFTRFALRKVEAEKIDIVQQGASA comes from the coding sequence GTGCGTTTATCTGATTTAAAAGTTAAACAATCAGCGGTCATTCGTGCCGTTCATCGTACTCAAAATGGCGATATGAATCAAAATGATGTGGTCGCAAGTCGACTCGAAACACTGGGCTTTATTCCGGGTGCCAAAGTTCAGGTGATCACCAAGGGAATCTTTGGTGGTGACCCGATTTTGATTCAATTAGGATTCACACGATTTGCACTGCGTAAAGTTGAAGCTGAAAAAATCGATATCGTACAACAAGGGGCATCTGCATGA
- the xerD gene encoding site-specific tyrosine recombinase XerD, with protein sequence MLNKKPRTPAPVVIPNTLYFLHGFKDYLVAQTVSPHTRNAYLSDLIQCSEASTKSMQEWTHDDISDVLIYLTKAGKSPRSIARSLSALRSFYKFLREQKLRTDNPVASHKTPKLGRALPKDLSEQDVEALIHAPDVSTALGLRDRAMFEVLYACGLRVSELINLRIDFLNLNQGYLRILGKGNKERLVPMGQVACEWIEKYIQEGRPHLYKSATDYLFLTQHGGIMSRQNFWYAIKRYALQAGIQSELSPHTLRHAFATHLLNHGADLRVVQMLLGHSDLSTTQIYTHVAQVRMQHLHATHHPRA encoded by the coding sequence ATGTTAAATAAAAAACCTCGTACACCTGCACCTGTCGTGATTCCCAATACGCTTTATTTTCTACACGGCTTTAAAGATTATTTGGTGGCGCAAACCGTCAGCCCGCATACCCGTAATGCTTATTTATCCGATCTGATTCAGTGCAGCGAAGCATCAACCAAATCCATGCAAGAGTGGACGCATGATGATATTTCTGATGTGCTGATTTATCTGACCAAAGCCGGTAAAAGTCCACGCTCGATTGCCCGTAGCTTATCGGCATTGCGTTCTTTTTATAAATTTCTACGTGAGCAAAAACTCAGAACAGACAATCCGGTTGCCTCACATAAAACCCCAAAACTTGGCCGTGCCTTACCGAAGGACTTATCTGAGCAAGATGTTGAGGCTTTAATTCATGCCCCCGATGTCAGCACCGCTTTGGGCTTACGTGACCGTGCCATGTTCGAAGTGTTATACGCCTGCGGTTTACGGGTCAGTGAACTGATTAATTTACGTATTGATTTTTTAAACTTAAATCAAGGCTATCTACGTATTTTAGGTAAAGGTAACAAAGAACGCTTGGTGCCGATGGGGCAAGTCGCCTGTGAATGGATTGAAAAATATATCCAAGAGGGTCGTCCTCATTTGTACAAATCTGCCACGGATTATCTATTTCTGACCCAGCATGGTGGGATTATGAGTCGGCAAAATTTTTGGTATGCGATTAAACGTTATGCTTTACAAGCGGGTATTCAAAGTGAATTATCACCGCATACATTACGCCACGCCTTTGCCACACACTTACTCAATCATGGCGCAGATTTGCGCGTGGTGCAGATGCTGCTTGGGCATAGTGACTTGTCCACCACACAGATTTATACCCATGTCGCACAAGTACGCATGCAACATTTACATGCCACGCATCATCCACGTGCTTAG
- a CDS encoding DsbC family protein: protein MPFTRSKLVMMSALTASLMLSACGQSDNAKKDDGTLTATAPATGQASNITERNAQQRLIQTLEKNFKTANINAKVIEVKPTEVPNIVWVNLEGMSPIYATADGKYLIQGDLLRLGDKTIHNVGENLQAANNKKLLSSLKVEDLIVYPAKGKAKHVVYVFTDVSCPYCHKLHEHMGEINAAGIEVRYIAWPRGDQFMPTMESVWCSEDRKTAFDQAISGAPLAPASCQNPVKDQYALGQSMGVNGTPAIYSQDGIYLGGYMTAEEISKRLNN, encoded by the coding sequence ATGCCATTTACCCGTTCAAAATTAGTAATGATGTCTGCACTCACTGCCAGCCTAATGCTCAGCGCATGTGGTCAATCTGACAATGCAAAGAAAGATGACGGCACACTCACCGCCACCGCACCAGCCACCGGTCAAGCATCCAACATTACTGAACGCAATGCTCAACAGCGCCTGATTCAGACTTTAGAGAAGAATTTTAAAACTGCCAATATCAATGCCAAAGTCATTGAAGTCAAACCGACTGAAGTGCCGAATATCGTTTGGGTCAATTTAGAGGGTATGTCTCCGATCTATGCCACCGCTGATGGAAAATATCTGATCCAAGGCGATTTACTGCGTTTAGGGGATAAAACCATTCACAATGTCGGTGAAAACTTACAAGCAGCCAACAATAAAAAACTGCTGTCTAGCCTGAAAGTTGAAGACCTGATTGTGTACCCTGCCAAAGGCAAAGCCAAACATGTGGTGTATGTGTTTACCGATGTGAGCTGTCCGTACTGCCACAAACTGCATGAACATATGGGTGAGATCAATGCCGCGGGTATTGAAGTGCGTTATATCGCATGGCCACGTGGCGACCAATTTATGCCAACCATGGAAAGCGTGTGGTGTAGTGAAGATCGTAAAACCGCCTTTGACCAAGCGATTTCAGGTGCGCCACTTGCGCCAGCATCGTGTCAAAATCCTGTTAAAGATCAATACGCATTGGGTCAAAGCATGGGCGTGAATGGCACCCCTGCCATTTACAGTCAAGACGGTATTTACCTCGGTGGATACATGACGGCAGAGGAAATTTCTAAGCGTTTAAATAACTAA